From the Pithys albifrons albifrons isolate INPA30051 chromosome 27, PitAlb_v1, whole genome shotgun sequence genome, the window cctgccctgccctgggaccttccctctgcagtgctgcaagAGCTGTTGTGCCAATGGCGGTCGGCCTCTGCTTCCCACCTTCCCAGGCTGATTCCCTTCACCCTTGTCCAGTAGCACCCCCTTGccactcctgctgcttcccctgcCCCTCACCTCTAGCCTGGCActtgggggaaggaggaaaacacCTGCTAACCTTCACCTCACCCTGTCTCCCTGGGTCAGATCTGTCGGCAGCAGTTTGTGGCTCTGCACAGTGAGAAGATCCTGCAGGATCTGTCTGAGTTCATGCTGGAGAAATACTGCAGGTATTCCTGGCCTTTTGGTTTCCCTCACCATATTCCTTCCTGTCtgcacccagtccctctcccagaGGTCATATCCACATTGCTGGCAGGTTGAATCACCTGCTTTGGGTGGAACCTGCTCTTTCTTGCCTGACACCCAAATATCCTTTGACCTCAGTGTGAAAAATAAGGGCTCTGCACCCTCTTGCTGCAGAACTGAGGGGAGGATTTGGCAGCCTTAATGCCTGCCCTCCTGGTCTCCTGCTCCCTCTTGGGGGGTGCATGGTCTGTTTCGGAAGAGCTGAATCCTGTTGtcaggggctgcactggggagTAGAGGAGGTTGTGCCTTCTCCCAGAGCTCCTGTATTCATTTGCTTCCTTCTAGTTCATCCAGCCCCAACACAGTGACCATAGCCACTTGGCAGAAGAAACTGATGGAGCAGCTCTCAAATGTCCCCAGGACAGGTAGGAACACAGGACAGGgactgcagagctcaggagtGGTTTGGAGACAAGGGAAATGAGATGGAGTGGCCCCAAAAAGCCAGAGCTGTCCCCTAGGATTGAGTTTTCCCTACTGTGCTGGACTGCTGAGGTTGTACACATTCCCCTGTAGCATCCCTGTGAgcatcccagccctccctgccactGAGCCCCCGGGATTTCCCTCAGGCTGACCCAGCTCATCCTATCCTGGTCTTGTTCTGCTCCCATCTGTTTCAAACCATGAGCATTTGCTGGGAGATGGGAGTGAGGGACTCAGCATGGTAATTGACAAGATCTAGATGATATACATGCAATGGGATTAAGGCAATTAGTTTAACTCCTTGTAATCTCTCAGCCCTGTGTCTGCCAGGCCATCTGGCTCTGCCTGACCTCTGTGTGGAGCACCCCAGGGCTCCAGGGGCAGGGACTGCTCATACCCTGAGACTGCTTTTCTCCCCCTTGCCCATCCTCGCCCCGCTCTCTTCTGACCTCTCCTCTCCCTCGCTCCTCCCAGGTGAATTCAACCTGAATCAGGTGATGGATTCCACCTATTTCTTCAGCTGAGCCATGGCTGCCTGCGGAGCCCAGGGCTACCTCTGGACCTCCAGCTGCAGTGGACACCAGCCTGTGAAGCTCCTCTATCCCCCATCTCATGGGGAAGGGAATGCAGCTGCCAGGCAAGTGAGAGACCTGTCCCACACCGAGTTACTGAGGCAAACTGGactctgcaggagcagccacaaGGGGCCACTGGGGGATAGGCTCTGCACTGTGCCCTCACTGCCTGTGTCCCAACGCAAGGACAGGgcacccagccctggggtggggcaAAGGGGTGACTAGACAGGGCTGACTCCTCTTAACCGTCACTGTGAGTCCCAGCCCTCTCTGGGCTGTTGCCTGTCCTGTTGTGCTGTCCCCTCTGTCTGCCAGCAGAGCTTGgacctgggcacagcaggaacccctttcagctgcagggcaggtgctgctctgtgccctgctctaGCTCTGCACACTGTCCCCTCTCCATAGCACAGCCTCTGTGACTCCTGACTTCCATTTCCAGGGctgggttttgctgctgcttacTGGGGCTCAGGCAGGGAAAACCACTAATTTGGGGGTCAACGTGTACAATactgtaaataaaatgttttttgaaaTACGAGATGGGACCTGTGTGCTTCTTGGCATCTTTGCCTGAAGCCTGCGGGGGGCCTGGGGTGCCCCAGGGGTGTGAGGAGGTgaggctgctgcttccccagcctgGTCCTGTTCTGCTGCCTGGTTGGGCTTCAGTTGCTCACAGCAGTGTCACTTTTGTAGCAGAAACACAGAACTGTGACGATGTAGCTGCAGTGGGAATGGGGCTCTCAACGGGGTCCAACTGCAGCTTTTCCACCCAGGAGCCTCCTGTCTCCCCATATTggcctcccagccctcccctctACCAAGGTAGTGTTGGAGATGGTTGGCATCTTGCAGCTGGAGCTCTGTTTGATCCAGTTCTTGTCTGTGCCCTGTACCCAGTCACTCTGTCCCAGTCCTGCTCCCAGCTtcttcctggctgctgctgggtgaGGGGAAAGCTGCTGGGAGGAGGCTTTTCACCTTGTAGCTTTTCTGGCAGGGAGTCAGCTCTTCAAAGGACAAAGCTGCATCCCGCAGCccatgctggggctgtgcccggtGCTCAGGATCCCGGGGCTGGGCacaaggagcaggagcagccggAGCCGCGGCGGGGAGGGACGGTGGCAAAGAAGCAGAGCCAGAGTCGTGCGTAGCTCTGTCAGCTGCTGACGTTTATTGCACAGGATGGGCTGGATGGGAAGGTGGACGCTTGGAGCGGGGCCCTGTCCCTCTGGCTGCTCAGCCGCGGGGTGCTTGGCTGGCACGGGCCCCACCCTCGCGGTACATTCAATGTGGAAGGCTCCAGAGTGCGAGGCAGCGAggcacacgtgcacacacacacatccctgcaCACACGGCCCTgtgctctcacacacacacacatacacacacacacacacgcacttGGTACACGTGGTGGGTgccttcccccagccccagggcttggGGCTCGGGCTCCAGCATCTGCCTCTGTCCTAGTGCTGCCTATGGGGACATGGGGCTGTGCTCACTCTCAGCCCCGGGGTGGGGACAGTGTGTTTGTGGGTGTTTACAAGCCTCAGGGCGACCATCCCTCAGACCCCCCACAACTTACCTCCAGTCCTGGACCGTCACCCCTCGCCTTGGGTCTGTGGGAGGGGCGCAGGGACACACACAGCGCCAGGGCTGCGCCGAGAGCCCAGGGAGGTGTCCTGTGGGTCACACACAGGGATGTGTTCAGGTCATAGATATCATACACAGAGTTGGTCATGGCGAGGATGCAGCTGTGGCTTCTATGGGCAGCCAGGGAGGCCAGGGGGCAGCGGGGCTTCGCTGCAGGGAGCGGGAGACAGGGCCAGACTTTGGTCGGAGATGACGCAGCCCGGGGCTCAGCCCGGTGACCCCGCGGTGTggcaggtgcagcagccccatgcccaccctcGGCAGCTGCCCCGCTCAGCAgcgggcagcaggagggagccgGGGAGTGGGGCTGGCACCACAACGGGGGGTGGCAGCCGGTGGGGTGGCTGTGGCCCGAACCCCGCGGCACAGGGTGGACACGAGGCGAGAAGGGACTCCCTGCCGCAGCCCCTCCGGCGCGcgtgtccctgtgcctggtgcGGAGGTCACAAGTTGGAAGACAGCCTGGACTTGGCCGGGTCCGTGTCGGGCGTGCTGGCCGCCGAATCCTTGCGGGCCGCCGCCGAGTCCTGCGGCAGGGTGGGCGGCGGTGTGAGCCCCGGGCCCGAGGGCGCCGGGTGGGCTGGAGCCCCCCGCGAGGGCGCctggccccgcagcccccctgGGGGGCCCGGGCCCGGCgaggcagtggctgtgcccccGCCGATGGAGGTGGAGGACTCGCGGGCAGAGGCcggggggctctgggtgctgccGGCCGCCAGCCcgtggggcagggagggctgcgAGGCCGAGAGGGGCCGCGAATcctggctgaggctgctggTGTGCAGCGCCTGTGTGCTCTTGTGGGCAGCCAGGCGCTGGGGCGAGCCGGGCGCTGGCTGCTGGCTGAGGGACAGCTGGGAGCCCAGAGGCCCCGGGGCGCCTCCGTAGGCGAACGTCCGGCTGGCCAGCGGGCTTTGGGACGGCGGGCTGGCCGCGGCCGAGGCGAAGGCGCTGGTGGAGGCGGGCAGGGACGTGGGCTGCGCCGGGTCCTGCGAGGGCGAGGGGTTGCTGTGGGGCATGGGAGGCTGCGGCTGCGGTGGGgggctttgctgcagcaggacaggggagaCGGCGAAGGGGCTGGGCACGGCCTGGGCGTACTGCAAACGGCGCATCATGCGGGGCGAGCCCAGCGCCATGGAGCCCACCAGCGGGCTGGCCATCTGCGGGCAGAAGCTCATGGCGACGGCTTGCTGGAGGGTGGCGATGGCAGAGGTGACCTGGGGCTGGACGGGGCTGTACATGgctgtgtgctgctgcagctctgcctgctgcaccATCTCCCGGTCGTACTTGACGATCTCCTGGATGATCTCGTTCTCCTGGTTGTTGAAGACACCTGAGTTGAGGTCGTGCTGCACTTTGTGGAGCAGGATCGAATTCTTTTTCCCTGCAGAGAGAAGGCCGGGAGAGGGAGCACCATGAGACCCCATACTGCGACTATGCTGGGCTCCCATGGCTGTCCCCTCTACTGAAACACCCCTCTCCCTCTTAAGCTCCTCCCATGCCCTACCAATGCGGTCAAGACGATCAATGGCCACGGTCTCAAAGGCTCTTCTCATCATGGGGTACTCCTCCAGCACCTCATTGAAGTTGTCCACTGAGAGCGAGTAGAGGCGGCAGTAGGTGTCCGCACGGACACTGGCCGTGCGCCGGCCACGAGTCAGCAGACAGATCTCTGGGTGGAAAACACCAGATCAAAGATCAGAACACCACCAGTGAGGACAAAACAGTTTCAGGCCAGGATCATGGTGAGTGGTGGGTTCCCCAGGACAAGGTGGGTACCCCAGTGCCTCTCGCAGACCCCAAGAGGGGACCCAGACTCAGTTCTACAAGTGCTCACCTCCGAAGTATGAGCCATCAGAGAGTTTCATCTCCTTGTTGCCCTTGGTGAGGATGCTGACCACCCCATGCTGGATGAAGTACATCTTCTTGCCGATGGTGCCCTCACGGATGATGTAGTCACCCGGCTGGAACACCTCAAACTTCAGCTTGGTGAGCATTGCCGTGACAAAATTGGGGTCTGCATTGGCGAACAGTGGCATCGAGGCCACCAGCTTGCGGCAGTTGAAGTTGACAATCTCCTGCAGGGAAGCAGGTGAGCCCAGGAGGCTGGGACATGCTTCACCAGGGACATGCTCCCCACCCCAGGCAGGCTCACCTGCCAGGACACACTGGCACACTGATCTTGCATGGCCACACTCAcactcagagctgcagagctgcagcaagagGTGTTCAACCCCAAGCATGTGCATGGCAGGAGCCAGTGCAACTCACACCACTTCttgtcccatggcagggagcCAGAGTTCTCTGCCTTTGTGGGGACAATCCCCATCCTCACTGCAGTATCCCACACCCAGCTCTCCAGCCCTCACCTCACGTAGGGGCTCGTTGAGCTCCCCCAGGATGCTGTCCTCGTCGAACATCTTGCCCTGGTAGCGATGCTCGTAATAGTCATGGATCTTCTGGCGGAAGTCGGCGGGCAGCTTGTGGAAGGACATGTACTGCTCCACCTGCTTGTACTGTGGGGAGAGGTGGTGTCAGCTGGGACCCCCACCCACATCCCCACTCCATCTCCTCATCCCTCACCAGAAACCCTCACCCCACCTTGGCTGCATGTCCAGGAGGAGACACACCAGCCAGTTGTAGAACAGAAGCCATgagccctgtccagcccagTCCTACCTTCTCCTGGTACTGGCGCCGCGAGGAGTCCAGTGACTGGATGAGGGCAGTGGCGTGGCCGATGAACATGGCGTAGCAGGTGGCCCCCACAATCATGCTCAGCATGGTCAGCCAGATGTCCGTCATGCTCTCGGGTGCCTGCTTCCCATAGCCAATGCAGAGCATGTGGCTCATGGACTTGAAGAGGGCGAAGGAGTACAGCTCACTCCAGGAGTCGTTCTGCAGCGACAGGGACAGCGGCTCAGCCCATGCTGGCTTTTGGCCACACACACGTGTgttgtgtctgtgtctgtgtctgtgtgtgtgtgtggtcaCAGTCCTGGTTCTCTGCCTGCATCTCCCAGAAGCCCTCAGCAACAAGCATTTGtcaaaaaagcaaatttttcaaACTTTCCAAACTTCCTGGAGATGCGGCCAGGGAAGAAGGGTGAGACAGGCAGGGGAGGTAAAGGAGAAAGCCAGATGGGAGAGAATAGAGCAAGGATGGAAACTTGACAGAATGGGATGAGACAGAGGGAGAAGAGCCATTtgcaggaggctgcagggctgagagGGAGCAATTAGAAACAGGGAACATTATTTATTAATAGCAGCTTTGTGGCTAATGAGCAGGAGAAGGCGGCAGGGGACAGGACCAAGAGCCCCATGTCAGCATATTCCTCCTACCCGGATCGATCCGCTGCTCCAGG encodes:
- the HCN2 gene encoding potassium/sodium hyperpolarization-activated cyclic nucleotide-gated channel 2, which translates into the protein MRAGRGAAGGEAAAEEEATDGAKRSGATGRARGRGGKGSPNGECRRGEPPRSPGPEPPREPKVSFSCGGGGASPGGAKAAEEGAGEDAGEEARGSQASFMQRQFGAMLQPGVNKFSLRMFGSQKAVEREQERVKSAGAWIIHPYSDFRFYWDFTMLLFMVGNLIIIPVGITFFKEETTAPWIVFNVVSDTFFLMDLVLNFRTGIVIEDNTEIILDPERIKKKYLKTWFVVDFVSSIPVDYVFLIVEKGIDSEVYKTARALRIVRFTKILSLLRLLRLSRLIRYIHQWEEIFHMTYDLASAVMRIINLIGMMLLLCHWDGCLQFLVPMLQDFPQNCWVSINGMVNDSWSELYSFALFKSMSHMLCIGYGKQAPESMTDIWLTMLSMIVGATCYAMFIGHATALIQSLDSSRRQYQEKYKQVEQYMSFHKLPADFRQKIHDYYEHRYQGKMFDEDSILGELNEPLREEIVNFNCRKLVASMPLFANADPNFVTAMLTKLKFEVFQPGDYIIREGTIGKKMYFIQHGVVSILTKGNKEMKLSDGSYFGEICLLTRGRRTASVRADTYCRLYSLSVDNFNEVLEEYPMMRRAFETVAIDRLDRIGKKNSILLHKVQHDLNSGVFNNQENEIIQEIVKYDREMVQQAELQQHTAMYSPVQPQVTSAIATLQQAVAMSFCPQMASPLVGSMALGSPRMMRRLQYAQAVPSPFAVSPVLLQQSPPPQPQPPMPHSNPSPSQDPAQPTSLPASTSAFASAAASPPSQSPLASRTFAYGGAPGPLGSQLSLSQQPAPGSPQRLAAHKSTQALHTSSLSQDSRPLSASQPSLPHGLAAGSTQSPPASARESSTSIGGGTATASPGPGPPGGLRGQAPSRGAPAHPAPSGPGLTPPPTLPQDSAAARKDSAASTPDTDPAKSRLSSNL